A region of the Romboutsia hominis genome:
TTATATACTCAACAATTAAAAACATATTTAATGCTTGGCGCGACTAAGAATGAGATATATACATTCCCAAATGTTTCCCAAGGATATGGAGTTTTAAACCTAAAAGATACTATAATTTCTATTTCAAATAACTTTGAATAAAGCGTATTTTATAAAAAATAATGCAAAAACTAAAGATGAAAAGAGGTGATAGTTTTGAATAATGAAAAATGTAGAGCATTAAGTGGAGAAAATAATAAAAGATTAAAATCAAATAGGCCAACAAATCAAGAAAGCACAGCTGCTTGGGCAAATACACAGGAACTACAAGAAGTAACTAATGTATCAATACCATCTTTAAATAATGTAGAAAATGCTAAAGAGTGGGTTGATAATGGAAGTAGATTATAATAAAAAAAGTATGCTTTAAGAATTTAAAGCATACTTTTTTATAGAGAAGATTAAAATTTTTATCTAAAAATTTTTAACAAAAATAATGGTATATACGGGGGTGATATAAATACTATGAAAAAAGACTTTAGAGTAAATTATACCTTAGTGGGTAATGTTGTTTATGGAGAAGGTTTTGAAGAAGATTTAAAAAAACTAGGAGATAAATTTAAGTTTGAAAAGATTTCAGATACCTTTGGTATATTATTTATGGAGAATTATGAAGTTAGCAATTTTGAATATCTTTTCAACTTGAAATCAATATATAGATTAGAACCTAGTGTTAGATTATCATCGTTAGTGAATATAAATAGAGGTACTTTTAATGGTGTTGTGGCTAACGAAGATATAGGGGCAAATTTTATTAAAGAAAATCCTAATTTATCAATAAGCGGCAAAGGCGTTATAATTGGTATTGCAGATTCTGGGATTGATTATTTACATCCCGATTTTATATATCCAGATAAAACATCTAAAATTTTATATTTATGGGATCAAACAAAAGAAGGAAAACCACCAAATGGATTTTATATAGGTACAGAGTATAATAGAGAGGATATAAATAAAGCAATTTTAGAAAATGATGGTTCTTTATCTGTAGATGAAGAAGGTAC
Encoded here:
- a CDS encoding CDIF630_02480 family spore surface protein, whose product is MNNEKCRALSGENNKRLKSNRPTNQESTAAWANTQELQEVTNVSIPSLNNVENAKEWVDNGSRL